One region of Macadamia integrifolia cultivar HAES 741 chromosome 11, SCU_Mint_v3, whole genome shotgun sequence genomic DNA includes:
- the LOC122092928 gene encoding uncharacterized protein LOC122092928, producing the protein MNKLRRQYNSFRRLLETTGFGWDANARTATVEDSVWESAIKENKEWAKYRREGLPWWPELLEIFFDSNACGDRGLSQSTATTPRSTNVVVDDDEFQDTEPDVSEGCSGEPDNSAPPKRQIDRTPTDRRRKSQTCTLKNSAQDFREFVRWRMDKGNSSATSAIVRPLDPMYDGPHSVMSCQKLLDTLEDLPSDLYVLAQRMIHNDASWHLSFMEVRADRRLWMIQHLKDIP; encoded by the exons ATGAACAAGTTACGAAGGCAGTACAATAGCTTTAGGCGTTTGTTAGAAACGACGGGATTCGGATGGGATGCAAATGCAAGGACTGCGACAGTGGAAGACTCTGTCTGGGAATCTGCAATTAAG GAAAACAAAGAGTGGGCGAAATATAGGAGAGAAGGTCTACCATGGTGGCCGGAGTTGTTAGAGATATTCTTCGACTCCAATGCCTGTGGGGATAGAGGGTTATCACAGAGTACAGCAACTACTCCTAGGTCCACTaatgttgttgttgatgatgatgaatttcAGGACACTGAACCGGATGTAAGTGAAGGTTGTAGTGGTGAACCCGACAATTCAGCTCCTCCAAAGCGGCAAATTGACAGGACTCCTACGGATCGTAGGAGGAAGAGTCAGACATGCACACTCAAGAACTCTGCACAGGACTTCAGGGAGTTTGTGAGATGGAGGATGGATAAGGGAAACTCATCTGCCACTTCAGCCATTGTCCGACCTCTAGATCCAATGTATGACGGGCCACATAGTGTTATGAGCTGTCAGAAGCTCTTAGACACTTTAGAAGATCTTCCATCGGATTTGTATGTCTTGGCTCAGCGTATGATACATAATGATGCTAGTTGGCACTTGTCATTCATGGAAGTTAGGGCGGATAGGAGGTTGTGGATGATCCAGCATTTGAAGGATATCCCGTGA